Proteins encoded together in one Oscillospiraceae bacterium window:
- a CDS encoding WG repeat-containing protein produces MASTPDEEADDLFSHSLLAVAKQGKWGYIDKTGNFVIPPQFDNAFQFTPIGYACVAIGDLYGYINLKGEYIVEPKYDTVYGFDDNGLAVVELNDKWGVIDVTGEYIIPLEYDEFDFYTIGYVSRQYFWRNGYLTAQQGEKWCVFDTSGNQIINVKCDWIDTYNADGLTAVKVGEKYGYIDKAGNEIISPCFDDIYSFSNGLAAVQENGKWGFYNLDGKEVIKPRFDDVYSFFGDYAAVKENRSWGFINTAGEYVIQPQYSVMKLVENVFIVKNWLCYGIVRLDGTVIVQPIYSDITPLSYEYDELLYEYPDPCFPDGLFKAEKDDRYSYMDISGNLISETFFTDVSDDGFSAIGLAAIEVGGKWGYIDTTGHMIIQPQFDEANLFSDCGLAAVRSGGKWGFINTEGNFVIEPIYNSDFSFTPSGLARVYVNGLYGYIDMTGNYIAEPIYQYINTYDGALIRFSQGSRWFLISTTGEILKEDSTLKYEKTTSSETTSTFLSDLSVFSEINSEGYYRYGYKDSSGKIVIASQFTDAEEFASNGLAAVRINENWGYINKTGKLVIEAKFEQAKTFSENGQAYVRIDEKWAIIDETGGYILEPKLEYITDFADNGLALVKFNGLYGYVNRNWEFVIDPQFYDAESFSSDGLAAVKLTANGAWGYINAAEEFVIAPQYHTAYKFSDGTAVVEGFQLYGFMGTSGKIIIPEQFTKSSTAFSGDGYLVVALIENGELRFGLLNSSFEYVIPLSLDDINFAYEEARIFMM; encoded by the coding sequence GTGGCTTCGACCCCCGACGAAGAAGCTGACGACCTATTTTCGCACAGCCTGCTCGCCGTTGCCAAACAGGGCAAATGGGGCTATATCGACAAAACCGGAAACTTTGTCATTCCGCCGCAGTTTGACAATGCCTTTCAATTTACCCCTATCGGATATGCCTGCGTAGCCATAGGAGACCTTTACGGTTATATCAATTTGAAAGGTGAATACATTGTCGAACCGAAATATGATACCGTTTACGGCTTTGACGATAACGGCCTCGCAGTAGTCGAATTAAACGATAAATGGGGCGTCATTGACGTAACCGGTGAATATATCATCCCCTTGGAATACGATGAATTCGATTTTTATACAATCGGATATGTCAGTCGTCAGTATTTCTGGCGTAATGGTTATTTAACTGCACAGCAAGGTGAAAAATGGTGTGTTTTCGATACCTCCGGAAACCAAATTATTAATGTGAAATGTGATTGGATTGATACTTATAACGCCGACGGCTTAACCGCCGTTAAGGTCGGTGAAAAATACGGGTACATCGATAAGGCCGGAAATGAAATCATCTCTCCTTGTTTTGATGACATCTATTCTTTTTCAAACGGCCTTGCGGCTGTTCAGGAAAACGGAAAATGGGGATTTTATAACCTTGATGGAAAAGAAGTGATCAAACCCCGTTTTGACGATGTATACTCCTTTTTCGGCGACTATGCAGCGGTCAAGGAAAACAGAAGTTGGGGATTTATAAATACTGCGGGTGAATATGTGATTCAACCACAATACAGCGTAATGAAACTTGTGGAAAATGTTTTTATCGTTAAAAACTGGCTCTGTTACGGAATCGTCAGGCTTGATGGAACGGTCATTGTCCAACCCATATACAGTGATATCACCCCTCTCTCTTATGAATACGACGAATTATTATACGAATATCCTGATCCATGTTTCCCAGACGGATTATTCAAAGCGGAAAAAGACGATCGTTATAGCTACATGGATATCTCCGGTAACTTAATCTCTGAAACCTTTTTTACTGATGTAAGTGATGACGGTTTTTCTGCCATCGGTCTTGCGGCCATCGAAGTCGGCGGGAAGTGGGGTTATATCGACACTACAGGTCATATGATCATACAACCGCAATTTGATGAAGCAAATTTATTTTCCGATTGCGGTCTCGCTGCCGTAAGATCCGGAGGAAAATGGGGATTCATCAATACCGAAGGCAATTTTGTGATTGAACCGATATATAATTCTGATTTTTCCTTCACACCCAGTGGTTTGGCTCGTGTATATGTGAATGGCTTATACGGATATATAGATATGACCGGGAATTATATCGCTGAACCGATTTATCAATATATCAATACATACGATGGAGCGCTAATTCGTTTTTCTCAAGGTAGCCGCTGGTTTCTGATTTCAACCACAGGGGAAATTTTAAAGGAAGATTCCACACTAAAATATGAAAAAACAACATCGTCCGAAACCACTTCAACCTTTCTAAGTGACTTATCGGTTTTTTCAGAAATAAACAGCGAAGGATATTATCGTTATGGTTATAAGGATTCGAGCGGGAAAATAGTCATCGCTTCACAATTTACAGATGCGGAAGAATTCGCTTCCAACGGCCTTGCGGCAGTGCGAATAAATGAAAATTGGGGTTATATTAATAAAACCGGAAAATTAGTAATCGAAGCAAAATTCGAACAAGCAAAAACTTTCAGCGAAAACGGACAAGCATATGTCAGAATTGACGAGAAATGGGCGATTATTGATGAAACAGGGGGCTACATTCTCGAACCTAAACTCGAATATATCACGGACTTCGCCGATAATGGGCTCGCTTTAGTGAAATTTAACGGGTTATACGGTTATGTCAATCGCAATTGGGAATTTGTAATAGACCCGCAATTTTACGATGCGGAATCATTTTCATCCGATGGATTGGCAGCGGTTAAGTTGACTGCCAACGGTGCTTGGGGTTATATAAACGCAGCAGAAGAATTTGTCATTGCTCCGCAATACCATACCGCTTACAAATTCTCAGACGGCACAGCGGTTGTCGAAGGCTTTCAATTATACGGCTTTATGGGCACATCCGGCAAAATCATAATTCCGGAACAGTTTACGAAATCTTCGACTGCATTTTCAGGCGATGGTTATCTTGTCGTGGCTTTAATCGAAAACGGTGAATTAAGATTTGGCTTACTCAATTCTAGTTTTGAATATGTTATTCCTTTATCTCTCGATGATATAAATTTTGCTTATGAAGAAGCCCGTATCTTCATGATGTAA
- a CDS encoding stage V sporulation T C-terminal domain-containing protein has translation MKATGIVRRIDDLGRVVIPKEIRRTMRIREGDPLEIFTNADGEVIFKKYSPIGELTEVSSIYAEVMFKNSTDPVVICDRDHVIAASGVSKKEVLERRVSPLLEEVMEQRKPFVAKPGLKHLTAIEGIERTSSIAIPILAAGDVCGAVLMMSDDNNTVPKDSDVKMINVAAAFLGRQLEG, from the coding sequence ATGAAGGCAACGGGAATCGTCAGGCGTATCGACGATCTGGGTCGAGTGGTCATCCCCAAGGAAATCCGGCGCACCATGCGCATCCGGGAAGGCGATCCGCTCGAAATTTTTACGAACGCCGACGGCGAAGTCATTTTTAAAAAATATTCACCCATCGGCGAACTGACCGAGGTGTCCAGCATCTATGCGGAGGTCATGTTTAAAAACAGCACCGACCCGGTCGTGATCTGTGACCGCGACCATGTGATTGCAGCGTCGGGCGTATCAAAAAAAGAGGTATTGGAACGGCGGGTTTCGCCGTTACTCGAAGAAGTTATGGAGCAGCGCAAGCCGTTTGTCGCCAAACCGGGTCTGAAACATCTGACGGCCATCGAGGGCATCGAGCGCACCTCCTCAATCGCAATCCCGATTTTGGCAGCGGGGGACGTATGCGGCGCAGTGCTGATGATGTCGGATGATAACAACACCGTCCCCAAGGACAGCGACGTCAAAATGATCAATGTGGCAGCGGCATTTCTGGGCCGCCAGCTTGAGGGTTAA
- a CDS encoding ABC transporter ATP-binding protein — MKDKLKKLAVFFRDKDNQTKYLGWMIAKTKPFVRPLVCLFLLNVLLALAGIGITVVTKYVIDGATGSGSVFTIPGIALIILLSALSIGVGAFTGIKSSLINERYAFNIRSKVYHSVLRGVWPKISSFHSGDIITRLTGDINSVAGGISSIFPTALFLAVRLIVAFSVLFYYDHFLAVAALLLGPVGVLISLTFGGKLKKYQDELNKTESEYRSFLQETVENISVEKAFEQEDLCAAKLEDLRKKRLGIITKRSRLNAAMNVSIRTVFYLGYVVAFAWGIFRLSNNSITYGTMTVFLSLVSQVQGPILDLGNLIPQFISVLASAGRVMEIDAIEPEIVREQKIPDASKNIGIKINDLTFGYNKETVLEHVSCVIAPNEIVGVVGESGAGKTTLAYLLLSLLRPDSGNLCFYNDSGAEEEATAAARRFISYVPQGNTLLSGTIAENLRTGNPNASDTDLQQALKTADCLSFVERLEEKLETRIGENGAGLSVGQAQRIAIARAILKNAPILILDEATSALDAETEERVLKNLRSSGMIHTCFIITHRRSMLTYCSRAVEVKDKKVQPLHLTDFKNDTDKT, encoded by the coding sequence ATGAAAGATAAGCTCAAAAAACTTGCCGTCTTCTTTCGCGACAAAGACAATCAAACAAAATATCTCGGGTGGATGATCGCAAAAACAAAACCGTTCGTCCGCCCTTTGGTGTGTTTGTTTCTTCTGAATGTCCTGCTCGCGCTTGCCGGCATCGGGATAACCGTCGTTACGAAGTATGTCATCGACGGTGCAACCGGCAGCGGTTCCGTCTTCACAATTCCGGGCATTGCGCTGATCATCCTCCTTTCGGCTCTGAGCATCGGTGTCGGCGCTTTCACCGGTATAAAATCCTCTCTGATCAACGAACGGTATGCGTTCAACATCCGCTCAAAGGTCTATCACAGCGTCCTCCGGGGCGTGTGGCCGAAAATCAGTTCATTTCACAGCGGAGACATCATCACCCGGCTGACCGGTGATATCAACAGCGTTGCAGGCGGCATCTCCTCGATTTTTCCGACGGCCTTATTTCTGGCCGTACGGCTGATCGTCGCTTTCAGCGTGCTGTTTTATTACGATCATTTTTTAGCGGTTGCGGCGTTGCTGCTCGGCCCGGTCGGCGTATTAATCAGTCTGACCTTCGGTGGTAAACTAAAAAAATATCAGGACGAGTTAAACAAAACCGAATCGGAATACCGGTCTTTTTTACAGGAAACGGTGGAAAATATCTCGGTGGAGAAGGCCTTTGAACAGGAGGATCTCTGCGCCGCAAAACTCGAAGACCTGCGCAAAAAACGATTGGGCATCATCACAAAACGCAGCCGACTGAACGCCGCAATGAACGTCTCCATTCGCACGGTGTTTTACCTGGGTTATGTCGTTGCGTTTGCCTGGGGCATCTTTCGTCTGTCAAACAACTCGATCACATACGGCACGATGACGGTTTTTCTTTCGCTCGTCTCGCAGGTACAGGGGCCGATTCTGGACCTCGGAAACCTGATCCCGCAGTTCATCTCCGTACTGGCCTCCGCGGGCCGCGTGATGGAAATCGACGCAATTGAACCGGAAATCGTCAGAGAACAAAAAATCCCAGACGCAAGCAAAAATATCGGGATCAAAATCAACGACCTCACTTTCGGTTATAATAAAGAAACAGTGCTTGAACACGTCAGCTGTGTCATCGCACCCAACGAAATCGTCGGCGTCGTCGGCGAGAGCGGCGCGGGCAAGACCACATTGGCCTATTTGCTGCTCTCCCTGCTCCGTCCCGACAGCGGAAATCTTTGTTTTTACAATGATTCAGGCGCCGAAGAAGAGGCGACTGCAGCCGCACGCCGATTCATCTCCTATGTCCCGCAGGGCAATACACTCCTATCCGGTACGATTGCCGAAAACCTGCGCACCGGTAACCCGAACGCATCCGATACCGATTTACAGCAGGCGTTAAAAACCGCCGACTGCCTGTCTTTCGTCGAACGGCTGGAAGAAAAACTGGAAACACGCATCGGTGAAAACGGAGCCGGTTTGTCGGTGGGACAGGCCCAGCGAATCGCAATTGCGCGCGCGATTTTAAAAAATGCCCCTATTTTAATTTTAGATGAAGCGACCTCGGCGCTGGATGCGGAAACCGAAGAACGCGTTTTAAAAAATTTGCGATCCAGCGGTATGATCCACACCTGCTTCATCATCACTCACAGAAGATCGATGTTGACCTATTGCAGCCGTGCCGTCGAAGTGAAAGATAAAAAAGTGCAGCCGCTACATTTGACCGATTTTAAAAACGACACAGATAAAACATAA
- a CDS encoding radical SAM protein, producing the protein MSQLLEALASKEELEKSIAFEQYLRKSAFEKGVPLIGYFELTPRCTLNCVMCYVHLNPVQMSNQAELPVGQWKSLMDQACDAGMLYAVLTGGECLMYPGFFELYEHLQSRGVLISVFTNATLIDEKTVLWLSKHPPQRVQISVYGSSAEQYQTITGSADAFDKVDHAIDLLKAANIPLNLAITVCRQMLSDFEPLLRYCKSKAPVPYYINPFPFPARSETGRAYGNYTPSTDEIVEIFKTRKRFEGGSAIPWSCEEELLANATHAENADEPPFSRKVSCTAGTIKFSINWRGVMTPCNVFDFAESHPLKDGFRAAWDEIHTKTAAYRTPVECTKCAYRRACIPCPAIHWLASGKDRVNPLICTTIKKLSLEGLRTL; encoded by the coding sequence ATGTCGCAGCTTTTAGAGGCACTTGCTTCAAAAGAGGAACTTGAAAAATCAATTGCCTTTGAACAGTACCTGCGCAAATCGGCATTTGAAAAAGGCGTCCCTCTCATCGGATACTTCGAACTCACACCGAGATGCACTTTGAACTGCGTCATGTGTTATGTCCATTTGAATCCCGTGCAAATGTCAAATCAAGCGGAGCTTCCTGTCGGGCAATGGAAATCGCTGATGGATCAGGCCTGTGATGCGGGTATGCTGTATGCCGTATTGACCGGCGGCGAATGCCTGATGTATCCGGGGTTCTTTGAACTCTACGAGCACCTGCAGTCCCGGGGCGTGCTGATATCCGTATTCACCAACGCAACGCTTATTGATGAGAAAACGGTTTTGTGGCTTTCCAAGCACCCGCCTCAGCGGGTTCAGATTTCGGTCTACGGCAGCTCTGCCGAACAATATCAAACCATCACCGGCAGCGCGGACGCTTTTGATAAAGTGGATCACGCCATTGATCTTTTAAAAGCGGCGAATATCCCGTTAAATCTCGCAATTACGGTATGCAGGCAAATGCTTTCCGATTTTGAGCCGTTATTGCGCTATTGCAAATCCAAAGCACCCGTCCCGTATTATATCAATCCTTTTCCCTTTCCCGCCAGAAGCGAAACGGGACGCGCTTATGGTAATTATACGCCTTCCACAGATGAGATTGTTGAAATTTTTAAAACCAGAAAACGATTCGAAGGCGGCAGCGCGATTCCGTGGTCCTGCGAAGAAGAACTGCTTGCCAACGCAACTCACGCAGAGAATGCCGATGAACCGCCCTTTTCAAGAAAGGTCAGCTGTACGGCGGGCACCATTAAATTTTCAATCAATTGGCGCGGCGTTATGACCCCATGCAATGTGTTTGATTTCGCCGAATCTCATCCTCTCAAGGACGGATTCAGAGCCGCATGGGACGAGATCCACACAAAAACTGCGGCTTACCGAACACCCGTAGAGTGCACAAAATGTGCATACCGCCGCGCATGTATTCCCTGTCCCGCCATTCATTGGCTGGCCTCGGGCAAAGACCGGGTAAATCCCTTGATATGCACCACCATTAAAAAACTATCTTTGGAAGGTCTTCGAACATTATAA
- a CDS encoding PqqD family peptide modification chaperone → MAETFIDYNCCFGDCLLRVHEQGSMLRNGPFSRFLCEKPYRSTVTLKITRTQLPAKGDLKAVTRDQNLIVYAADSGWMFESGNPQAPCTVSASPDYSELRAYLPTGKNDRTWEESFLQLLRVALECRMIYCGLVSIHASCVSHNGAAILFTGPSGTGKSTQAALWQARFGAEILSGDRPLVGVSDKEIRAYGVPWDGKEQIFLQKDFPVKAIAELRQANENRIRKLDKDQAFRLLMTQCFIPMWDDEAKFLAVKTIRALIESVPFYRMFCLPNEDAAELLNKVLFSAENSLTKRVQRDMKIVKGFILRNVAGEWIAMPAGDHIKTFEGAVVLNEVSAFIWKQLSQPISREDLLSAVLCEFDIDQATAAADLDEFLALLDKKGFLQKD, encoded by the coding sequence ATGGCTGAAACATTTATCGATTACAACTGCTGTTTCGGGGACTGTCTTTTACGCGTTCATGAACAAGGTTCCATGCTCCGCAACGGCCCGTTTTCCCGATTTTTATGCGAAAAACCCTATCGCAGCACCGTCACTCTGAAAATTACCCGCACACAGCTTCCGGCAAAAGGTGATCTGAAAGCCGTCACCCGAGATCAAAACCTGATCGTATATGCCGCAGACAGCGGATGGATGTTTGAAAGCGGCAATCCCCAAGCGCCCTGTACCGTTTCGGCCTCACCCGATTATTCCGAACTGCGCGCATACCTCCCGACCGGTAAAAACGACCGGACGTGGGAAGAAAGTTTTCTCCAACTCCTCAGAGTCGCGCTGGAATGCCGTATGATTTATTGCGGCCTTGTCTCAATTCACGCCTCCTGCGTCAGTCATAACGGCGCAGCAATTCTCTTCACAGGGCCTTCAGGAACCGGAAAAAGCACACAGGCCGCCCTCTGGCAAGCCCGTTTCGGGGCGGAAATTCTCAGCGGTGATAGACCGCTTGTTGGGGTCTCGGACAAAGAAATTCGTGCTTACGGCGTCCCATGGGACGGAAAAGAACAGATTTTCCTTCAAAAGGACTTCCCGGTCAAAGCGATTGCCGAACTCCGGCAGGCCAATGAAAACCGCATCAGAAAATTGGACAAAGACCAGGCGTTCCGGCTGTTGATGACGCAGTGTTTTATCCCGATGTGGGACGACGAAGCCAAGTTCCTTGCGGTCAAAACCATTCGCGCATTGATTGAATCGGTCCCGTTTTACAGGATGTTTTGCCTTCCGAACGAAGACGCGGCCGAACTGCTGAACAAAGTTCTTTTTTCCGCCGAAAACTCATTAACAAAGAGGGTGCAGAGAGATATGAAAATTGTAAAAGGATTCATCCTGAGAAATGTTGCGGGCGAGTGGATCGCGATGCCCGCAGGCGATCATATCAAAACGTTCGAAGGCGCCGTTGTGCTCAACGAGGTCTCGGCATTCATCTGGAAGCAACTGTCTCAACCGATCTCGCGGGAGGACCTGCTCTCGGCCGTTTTGTGCGAATTTGACATCGACCAAGCCACCGCCGCAGCCGATTTGGATGAATTTCTCGCCCTGCTCGACAAAAAGGGCTTTTTACAGAAAGACTGA
- a CDS encoding S24/S26 family peptidase, with protein MECFGPAYELLPKMRELLARGEGFWLTVTGNSMYPTLTHLEDKVYISPLDGQIKKGDILLTRTQNGGCILHRLIRRKGDSLYYQGDALNTQEGPLPIRYVVGRVTKIQHREKIISVSPFYHFECLLRLRGYRFKRRLAAAVITTVSDKRNGGK; from the coding sequence ATGGAATGTTTCGGCCCCGCATACGAACTGCTTCCCAAAATGCGGGAACTCTTAGCCCGGGGTGAGGGTTTCTGGCTCACCGTCACCGGCAACAGCATGTACCCCACCCTCACTCATCTCGAAGACAAGGTCTATATCTCACCTCTTGACGGGCAGATAAAAAAGGGCGACATTCTGCTCACCCGAACCCAAAACGGTGGTTGTATTCTCCACCGTCTGATCCGCCGCAAAGGGGATTCGCTTTATTATCAGGGTGACGCGCTCAATACCCAAGAAGGTCCTCTGCCAATTAGGTATGTGGTCGGAAGAGTGACAAAAATACAGCACCGTGAAAAAATTATTTCGGTAAGCCCGTTTTATCACTTCGAGTGCTTATTGCGGCTGAGGGGATATCGCTTTAAAAGACGGCTTGCAGCCGCGGTAATAACCACCGTATCCGATAAACGAAATGGCGGAAAGTAA
- the wecB gene encoding UDP-N-acetylglucosamine 2-epimerase (non-hydrolyzing): MSKLKLMTIVGTRPEIIRLSATIKKCDVYFDQILVHTGQNYDYELNQIFFEDLGLRAPDFYLDSVGQNLGETVGNIIAKSYALMTEQKPDALLILGDTNSCLSAISAKRLHIPIFHMEAGNRCFDECLPEETNRRIVDHISDVNLCYSEHARRYLNAEGTAKERTFVTGSPMAEVLQANLDKIKASEVLSRLELEPKKYILLSAHREENIDTEANFINLMNAVNALAEKYDLPILYSCHPRSAKFIEQRDFKFDQRVRQNKPLGFHDYNNLQMNAFAVVSDSGTLPEESSFFLSVGSPFPAVCIRTSTERPEALDKGDFVIAGITAERVLQAVDTAVAMNQNGDNGIPVPDYIDQNVSDKVVKIIQSYTGIVNKMVWRKN, from the coding sequence ATGAGTAAATTAAAATTGATGACCATCGTCGGCACAAGGCCCGAAATCATCCGGCTTTCGGCGACAATCAAAAAATGCGACGTCTATTTCGATCAAATTCTCGTACACACCGGACAGAATTACGATTACGAGCTCAATCAAATTTTTTTCGAGGACCTCGGCCTGCGTGCGCCCGACTTCTATCTGGACTCGGTCGGTCAAAACCTGGGCGAGACCGTCGGCAATATCATCGCCAAATCCTATGCGCTGATGACCGAGCAAAAACCGGATGCTCTGCTGATTCTCGGTGACACCAACTCCTGCCTGTCGGCCATTTCGGCAAAGCGCCTGCACATTCCGATTTTTCATATGGAAGCGGGCAACCGCTGTTTCGACGAGTGCCTGCCGGAGGAGACCAACCGCCGCATCGTCGACCACATTTCCGACGTCAACCTGTGTTACAGCGAACATGCACGCCGGTATCTGAACGCCGAGGGCACCGCCAAAGAGCGCACTTTCGTCACCGGTTCGCCGATGGCTGAAGTACTGCAGGCCAATCTCGACAAAATCAAGGCCTCCGAGGTACTCTCTCGCCTCGAACTTGAACCGAAAAAATATATTCTGCTCTCGGCCCACCGCGAAGAAAACATCGATACGGAGGCCAACTTCATCAATCTGATGAACGCGGTGAACGCACTGGCGGAAAAATACGATCTGCCGATCTTGTATTCCTGCCACCCCAGAAGCGCCAAATTCATCGAGCAGCGTGATTTCAAATTCGATCAACGGGTCAGGCAGAACAAACCCCTCGGCTTTCACGATTATAACAACCTGCAGATGAACGCCTTTGCAGTCGTCTCGGATTCCGGAACCCTGCCCGAGGAGAGCAGCTTCTTCCTCTCGGTCGGTTCACCGTTCCCCGCCGTCTGTATCCGCACCTCCACCGAACGGCCCGAAGCGCTTGACAAAGGCGATTTCGTCATCGCCGGAATCACCGCCGAGCGGGTTTTGCAGGCTGTTGACACAGCGGTCGCAATGAATCAAAACGGCGATAACGGTATCCCGGTCCCCGATTATATCGATCAAAACGTCAGCGATAAGGTCGTCAAAATCATCCAATCCTACACCGGAATCGTCAATAAGATGGTGTGGCGAAAAAATTAA